In Streptomyces longhuiensis, the following proteins share a genomic window:
- a CDS encoding DUF456 domain-containing protein, whose protein sequence is MGVWELLLVGVVMLLGLCGVLVPGVPGSWLVWAAVLVWSLQDPNGLAWGVLVGATAVLLAAQVLRWQLPQRRLRESGATRRTAIWAGTGALVGFCVIPVIGSIPGFIGGIYLCERLRLGRHGDAVASTRTAMRAGGSSVLAELFACLLIVGAWIGAVIWG, encoded by the coding sequence ATGGGCGTGTGGGAACTCCTGCTGGTGGGAGTGGTGATGCTGCTCGGCCTGTGCGGGGTGCTCGTGCCCGGGGTGCCCGGGTCGTGGCTCGTGTGGGCCGCGGTCCTCGTATGGTCGCTCCAGGACCCGAACGGGCTGGCCTGGGGCGTTCTGGTCGGCGCGACCGCCGTCCTGCTCGCCGCCCAGGTGCTTCGCTGGCAGCTCCCGCAGCGCCGGCTGCGCGAGAGCGGGGCCACGCGCCGCACCGCGATCTGGGCGGGGACCGGAGCCCTCGTCGGTTTCTGCGTGATCCCGGTGATCGGATCGATCCCGGGGTTCATCGGAGGTATCTACCTCTGCGAGCGCCTGCGCCTCGGCCGGCACGGCGACGCCGTTGCCTCCACACGGACCGCGATGCGCGCCGGTGGCTCCAGCGTCCTGGCCGAACTCTTCGCCTGCCTGCTCATCGTGGGCGCCTGGATCGGGGCTGTGATCTGGGGCTAG
- a CDS encoding PPOX class F420-dependent oxidoreductase, which translates to MTEFSEAEITYLKSQRLGRLATVDPKGQPQANPVGFFPQDDGTILVGGYALGTTKKWRNLQANPKVALVVDDILSLDPWKVRGVDIRGEAELLTGPHHLGAHFSEELIRIHPRKIHSWGLDD; encoded by the coding sequence ATGACCGAATTCAGCGAGGCCGAGATCACGTATCTGAAGTCCCAGCGCCTGGGACGGCTGGCCACCGTCGACCCGAAGGGCCAGCCGCAGGCCAACCCGGTGGGGTTCTTCCCGCAGGACGACGGGACGATCCTGGTCGGCGGATACGCGCTCGGGACGACGAAGAAGTGGCGCAACCTCCAGGCGAACCCGAAGGTCGCGCTCGTCGTCGACGACATCCTCAGCCTCGATCCGTGGAAGGTGCGGGGCGTCGACATCCGTGGTGAGGCGGAGCTCCTCACCGGCCCGCACCACCTGGGCGCGCACTTCAGCGAGGAACTCATCCGCATCCACCCGCGCAAGATCCACAGCTGGGGGCTCGACGACTAG
- a CDS encoding helix-turn-helix transcriptional regulator produces MLGAIGLDEMHESAYRALVSLGAADVPDLAGRLALAEYETEHALRRLERHGLAAQSSARPGRWVAAPPGVALGALLTQQRHELEKAELAAALLAEEYRAQADEPAVHDLVEVVTGAAAVAQRFLQLQLGATDEVCALVTGNPIAVSGMDNEAEEQATSRGVAYRVVVEREVLSMPTGLTELSAAIGRDEQVRVVDRVPTKLVIADGALAMVPLTSRTAEPAALVVHASGLLESLSGLFEAVWRDALPLRLGESSRAITEQEPDGPDSTDLEVLSLLLAGLTDASVAKQLDLGLRTVQRRVKRLMELAGVTTRLQLGWHAYERGWVSRDVPTQPRGEHVAEG; encoded by the coding sequence ATGCTGGGTGCGATAGGTCTGGACGAGATGCACGAGAGCGCCTACCGCGCGCTCGTGTCGCTGGGCGCGGCCGACGTGCCCGATCTCGCGGGGCGGCTGGCCCTAGCCGAGTACGAGACCGAGCACGCGCTGCGCCGGCTGGAGCGGCACGGGCTCGCGGCGCAGTCGTCCGCGCGGCCGGGGCGCTGGGTCGCGGCCCCGCCGGGCGTCGCGCTCGGCGCGCTCCTGACGCAACAGCGGCACGAGCTGGAGAAGGCGGAGCTGGCGGCGGCGCTGCTCGCGGAGGAGTACCGGGCGCAGGCCGATGAGCCCGCCGTGCACGATCTGGTCGAGGTGGTCACGGGCGCCGCGGCCGTCGCACAGCGGTTCCTCCAGCTGCAGCTGGGCGCGACGGACGAGGTGTGCGCGCTGGTCACCGGCAATCCGATCGCCGTCTCGGGGATGGACAACGAGGCGGAGGAGCAGGCCACCAGCCGGGGCGTCGCGTACCGGGTCGTGGTGGAGCGCGAGGTGCTCTCGATGCCGACGGGGCTGACGGAGCTGTCGGCCGCGATCGGGCGGGACGAGCAGGTACGGGTCGTGGACCGGGTGCCGACGAAGCTGGTGATCGCCGACGGGGCGCTCGCGATGGTGCCGCTGACCTCGCGCACGGCCGAGCCCGCGGCGCTCGTCGTCCACGCGAGCGGGCTCCTGGAGTCGCTGTCCGGTCTGTTCGAGGCGGTCTGGCGGGACGCCCTGCCGCTGCGGCTCGGCGAGAGCAGCCGCGCCATCACCGAGCAGGAGCCGGACGGCCCCGACAGCACGGACCTGGAGGTCCTCTCCCTTCTTCTGGCCGGACTCACGGACGCGAGCGTCGCCAAGCAGCTCGACCTGGGGCTTCGAACGGTCCAGCGCAGGGTGAAGCGCCTGATGGAACTGGCCGGTGTGACGACGCGGCTCCAGCTGGGCTGGCACGCGTACGAACGGGGCTGGGTGTCCCGGGACGTGCCGACGCAGCCGCGCGGGGAGCACGTCGCGGAGGGCTGA
- a CDS encoding MFS transporter: MSVSSPADTAGRTSRPFPSTLNGLGGRRLDRYPESGPRYWYLAIVVLATIVLYYQLYIQYAVSTAIISHYHMTFLYFVYISVAANAVGAFSSLVAGLADRWGRANIVVYGLLLVGLLTTFVLPNAPGKASYLVVYSLVSLVEGMILVATPALIRDFSPQLGRASAMGYWTMGPIIGSLVVTAVTSRTFSGATTWQDEIRYAGISGLVVFVVALFGLRELAPALRDQIMVSLRDRALVEARAKGMDTEAALRGQWRQMLRLDVIGSAVAISVYLLLYFAAVGNFVLYFATTFGYTPQRANALLNWYWGANAISLVLAGLFSDRLRVRKPFMLLGALGSIGFTLAFTLHATQPHTGYYTFAFIVAGIGVTSGIAYSPWMASFTETVERHNPAATATGLAVWGWIVRITVALSAAFVPLVVSTVTPLIEHGAEVKAASVQAAPALAITKAHPKLFAELGTYAPGKVPAPLLAQAQKEVGAEGLTTVQKAAPQLKILREHGPEVQRASADNAHAWQTWWWVCLGGQVLFLPFIFVMTGRWRPRDARRDVEEHEELVARQVAELKESTA, encoded by the coding sequence ATGTCGGTTTCGTCACCGGCGGACACGGCGGGGCGCACCAGCCGGCCGTTCCCGTCGACACTGAACGGCCTCGGCGGCAGACGGCTCGACCGCTACCCCGAGAGCGGTCCCCGGTACTGGTACCTGGCGATCGTCGTGCTCGCGACGATCGTTCTCTACTACCAGCTGTACATCCAGTACGCGGTGTCGACCGCCATCATCAGCCACTACCACATGACGTTCCTGTACTTCGTGTACATATCGGTGGCCGCCAACGCGGTGGGCGCCTTCTCGTCCCTGGTGGCCGGTCTCGCCGACCGCTGGGGCCGGGCGAACATCGTGGTCTACGGCCTGCTCCTGGTCGGCCTGCTCACCACCTTCGTCCTGCCCAACGCGCCGGGCAAGGCGAGCTATCTGGTCGTCTACTCACTCGTGTCACTCGTCGAGGGCATGATCCTGGTCGCCACCCCGGCACTCATCAGAGACTTCTCGCCGCAGCTCGGCCGGGCCTCGGCCATGGGCTACTGGACCATGGGGCCGATCATCGGCAGCCTCGTGGTCACCGCCGTCACCTCCCGCACCTTCAGCGGCGCCACCACCTGGCAGGACGAGATCCGCTACGCGGGCATCAGCGGCCTCGTCGTGTTCGTCGTCGCGCTGTTCGGGCTGCGTGAGCTCGCCCCGGCGCTGCGCGACCAGATCATGGTGAGCCTGCGCGACCGCGCGCTGGTCGAGGCGCGGGCCAAGGGGATGGACACCGAGGCGGCACTGCGTGGTCAGTGGCGCCAGATGCTCCGCCTCGACGTCATCGGCTCCGCCGTCGCCATCAGCGTCTACCTCCTGCTGTACTTCGCCGCCGTCGGCAACTTCGTGCTCTACTTCGCCACCACCTTCGGGTACACCCCCCAGCGCGCCAACGCCCTGCTGAACTGGTATTGGGGAGCGAACGCGATCTCCCTGGTCCTGGCCGGCCTCTTCTCCGACCGCCTGCGCGTGCGCAAGCCCTTCATGCTGCTCGGCGCGCTCGGGTCCATCGGCTTCACGCTGGCCTTCACCCTGCACGCCACCCAACCGCACACCGGCTACTACACGTTCGCGTTCATCGTGGCGGGCATCGGCGTCACCAGCGGCATCGCGTACTCGCCGTGGATGGCGAGCTTCACGGAGACGGTCGAGCGGCACAACCCGGCGGCCACCGCCACGGGTCTCGCCGTGTGGGGCTGGATCGTGCGGATCACCGTCGCCCTGTCCGCCGCCTTCGTGCCGCTCGTGGTGAGCACCGTGACCCCGCTGATCGAGCACGGCGCCGAGGTCAAGGCCGCGTCGGTGCAGGCGGCTCCGGCCCTCGCCATCACGAAGGCCCACCCGAAGCTCTTCGCCGAACTCGGCACCTACGCACCGGGCAAGGTGCCCGCCCCCCTGCTCGCCCAGGCACAGAAGGAGGTCGGCGCCGAAGGGCTGACGACCGTGCAGAAGGCGGCGCCGCAACTGAAGATCCTGCGCGAGCACGGACCCGAGGTACAGCGGGCGAGCGCGGACAACGCGCACGCGTGGCAGACCTGGTGGTGGGTGTGCCTCGGCGGACAGGTGCTGTTCCTTCCGTTCATCTTCGTGATGACGGGCAGGTGGCGGCCGCGCGACGCCCGCCGCGACGTCGAGGAGCACGAGGAACTGGTGGCCCGGCAGGTCGCCGAACTGAAGGAGAGCACCGCATGA
- a CDS encoding amidase → MTAPTQLHALGALEQAAAVRKGEVGPVELVRHHLDRVERYDERFGAFVTVTSDAALAGAAAAQERRADGDLPPLFGVPTAVKDLVDTAGVRTTYGSKAFAGHVPQADAYSVTRLREAGTISLGKTNTPEFGCCCYTDNDVTGPARNPWDPALSAGGSSGGAAVAVALGLVPVAHASDGGGSIRIPASVCGLFGIKPSRGRVSSGPAGIEVNGLSVQGPLARSVRDAAALLDALAGPEQGDPHWAPPLPPGETFLSHAERSPGRLRIGRYARPAAEGVTVDPVCVAAWEHASRLLEDLGHIVEDIPTPFGPEISGHFVTAWGVQSLGHALDAGAEELLRPVTRAWRAFGRGVSGEQLAAAITGMQRAARHAVRATSGYDAVLTPTLATLPQPLEFFDESGDPLDNLRRQSAFSAFTSPYNMTGQPAVNVPLYWTPQGGIPVGVSLVGRPADEATLIALSAQLEEAHPWHDRYARLFA, encoded by the coding sequence ATGACCGCCCCGACCCAGCTGCACGCACTCGGCGCGCTCGAACAGGCAGCCGCCGTCCGCAAGGGCGAGGTCGGCCCGGTGGAACTCGTACGGCATCACCTGGACCGGGTGGAGCGCTACGACGAGCGGTTCGGCGCCTTCGTGACGGTGACGTCCGACGCCGCTCTGGCCGGGGCGGCGGCCGCGCAGGAGCGGCGCGCGGACGGGGACCTGCCACCGCTTTTCGGCGTACCGACGGCGGTGAAGGACCTGGTCGACACGGCCGGCGTACGCACGACGTACGGGTCCAAGGCCTTCGCCGGCCATGTGCCGCAGGCCGACGCCTACAGCGTGACTCGGCTCCGCGAGGCAGGCACGATCAGCCTCGGCAAGACCAACACCCCCGAGTTCGGCTGCTGTTGCTACACCGACAACGACGTGACCGGCCCGGCCCGCAACCCGTGGGACCCGGCCCTGTCCGCCGGGGGATCCAGCGGCGGGGCCGCGGTGGCCGTGGCGCTCGGCCTCGTACCGGTCGCCCACGCCAGCGACGGGGGCGGCTCCATCCGGATCCCGGCAAGCGTCTGCGGCCTGTTCGGCATCAAGCCGTCGCGGGGCCGGGTCAGCTCGGGACCCGCCGGCATCGAGGTCAACGGCCTCTCCGTACAAGGCCCGTTGGCGCGCAGCGTGCGCGACGCGGCGGCACTGCTCGACGCGCTGGCGGGGCCCGAGCAGGGCGACCCGCACTGGGCGCCGCCGCTCCCGCCGGGCGAGACGTTCCTCTCCCACGCCGAGCGCTCCCCCGGGCGGCTGCGCATCGGCCGGTACGCGCGGCCCGCCGCCGAAGGCGTGACGGTGGACCCGGTGTGCGTGGCGGCCTGGGAGCACGCCTCGCGGCTGCTCGAGGATCTCGGCCACATCGTGGAGGACATCCCGACGCCGTTCGGCCCCGAGATCAGCGGCCACTTCGTGACGGCGTGGGGGGTGCAGTCGCTCGGCCACGCCCTCGACGCCGGGGCGGAGGAGCTGTTGCGGCCGGTGACCCGGGCCTGGCGCGCGTTCGGGCGCGGGGTCAGCGGCGAGCAGCTCGCGGCCGCGATCACCGGCATGCAGCGCGCCGCACGCCACGCGGTACGGGCGACGTCCGGTTACGACGCCGTACTCACCCCGACCCTGGCGACGCTGCCGCAGCCGCTCGAGTTCTTCGACGAGTCCGGCGACCCGCTCGACAACCTGCGTCGCCAGAGCGCGTTCAGCGCGTTCACCAGCCCGTACAACATGACGGGCCAGCCGGCGGTCAACGTCCCCCTGTACTGGACCCCGCAGGGCGGCATCCCGGTGGGCGTCTCCCTGGTGGGCCGCCCCGCCGACGAGGCCACCCTGATCGCCCTGAGCGCACAGCTGGAGGAGGCGCACCCCTGGCACGACAGGTACGCACGCCTCTTCGCGTAG
- a CDS encoding glycosyl hydrolase family 95 catalytic domain-containing protein, protein MPRPSRRTVLATGSTLAGAALAGGLSSQATAATPVATPAATASAPSEDAWRTVLDDADLVWQKMPKTWYEGPYLGNGLLGSGIYQEPGKNAIRFNVQHSEVQDHRPEFGSLFGLARLPIGYFTLEPVGAVTGLDWRLRLRDAELTGTLTTDKGTLTIRAQVTNALSVLAVEVTPSEGERGFAWVFHPAPSISPRAAFQPIPAGYEGNPPAETGEDDGVSVSVQPLLSGGQYVTAWRERTRGERRTLYVNVAHSFPKSTARDRAVSTVRAAARLPYDALAVPHRAWWHAYYRKSFLSVPDARIQRFYWIQLYKTASAARRDAPVMATSGPWLEPTPWPATWWNLNVQLEYWLIHGSNHLELDAVTRALGEFRDNLTAEMAAPYRADSLGIPRTTDMHLVNGGATSNAQGYGVGIPGQDTPTPEVGNLTWALHNVWLSYRHTMDEKILRDVLFPLLRKAINYYLHFLEPGADGKLHLPATFSPEYGGNTRDCNYDLMLLTWGCRTLLESAELLGVEDELAPRWREVLTRRVAYPTDTNGFMIGADIPFAKSHRHYSHMLAVYPLYELTGRTPDELALIEKSLAHWVGFEGALQGYTFTGAASMSALLGKGEDALKYLGQLMSRFIQANTMYKESGPVIETPLSAAQSLHDMVCQSWGGVIRVFPALPAAWQDLTVHNFRTQGAFLLSAVRKGGTTRWVRLASEAGAPCVVRHGIAGAVDVRDGRGRPLHHEDAGDGAIRITLRKGDSALVTARGDRPDLSVGPVTANAPATRWGLPA, encoded by the coding sequence ATGCCAAGACCGTCCAGAAGGACCGTGCTCGCCACCGGATCCACCCTCGCCGGGGCCGCACTGGCGGGCGGGCTGTCGTCACAGGCGACCGCCGCCACCCCCGTCGCGACTCCCGCCGCAACGGCGAGCGCCCCCTCCGAAGACGCCTGGCGCACCGTCCTCGACGACGCCGACCTCGTCTGGCAGAAGATGCCGAAGACCTGGTACGAGGGCCCGTACCTGGGCAACGGCCTGCTCGGCTCAGGGATCTACCAGGAGCCCGGGAAGAACGCGATCCGCTTCAACGTCCAGCACTCCGAGGTCCAGGACCACCGCCCGGAGTTCGGCTCCCTGTTCGGTCTGGCGCGGCTGCCCATCGGCTACTTCACGCTCGAACCCGTCGGCGCCGTCACCGGCCTCGACTGGCGCCTGCGCCTTCGCGACGCGGAGCTGACCGGCACCCTCACCACCGACAAGGGCACGCTCACCATCCGCGCCCAGGTCACCAACGCCCTCTCCGTCCTCGCCGTCGAGGTCACCCCGTCCGAGGGCGAGCGCGGCTTCGCCTGGGTCTTCCACCCCGCGCCGTCCATCAGCCCGCGCGCCGCGTTCCAGCCGATCCCGGCCGGCTACGAGGGCAATCCGCCCGCCGAGACCGGTGAGGACGACGGCGTCTCCGTCTCCGTCCAGCCGCTCCTGTCCGGCGGCCAGTACGTCACCGCCTGGCGCGAGCGCACCCGCGGCGAGCGGCGGACGCTGTACGTGAACGTGGCGCACTCCTTCCCGAAGTCCACCGCCCGCGACCGGGCCGTCTCGACCGTGCGGGCCGCGGCCCGGCTCCCGTACGACGCCCTCGCCGTGCCCCATCGCGCCTGGTGGCACGCGTACTACCGCAAGAGCTTCCTGTCCGTCCCCGACGCGCGGATCCAGCGCTTCTACTGGATCCAGCTCTACAAGACGGCGTCCGCCGCCCGCCGGGACGCCCCCGTGATGGCGACCAGCGGCCCCTGGCTGGAGCCGACACCGTGGCCCGCTACCTGGTGGAACCTCAACGTGCAGCTGGAGTACTGGCTGATCCACGGCTCGAACCACCTCGAACTCGACGCCGTCACACGGGCGCTCGGCGAGTTCCGGGACAACCTCACCGCCGAGATGGCCGCCCCGTACCGAGCCGACTCGCTCGGCATACCGCGCACCACGGACATGCACCTCGTGAACGGTGGCGCGACGAGCAACGCGCAGGGTTACGGCGTCGGCATCCCCGGCCAGGACACCCCGACCCCCGAGGTCGGCAACCTCACCTGGGCGCTCCACAACGTGTGGCTGAGCTACCGCCACACCATGGACGAGAAGATCCTGCGCGACGTCCTCTTCCCTCTGCTGCGCAAGGCGATCAACTACTACCTGCACTTCCTGGAGCCGGGCGCCGACGGCAAGCTGCACCTGCCCGCGACGTTCTCGCCCGAGTACGGCGGCAACACCCGCGACTGCAACTACGACCTGATGCTCCTGACGTGGGGCTGCCGGACCCTCCTGGAATCGGCCGAACTCCTCGGCGTCGAAGACGAGTTGGCGCCACGCTGGCGCGAGGTGCTCACCAGGCGGGTGGCCTACCCGACGGACACGAACGGCTTCATGATCGGCGCGGACATCCCCTTCGCGAAGTCCCACCGCCACTACTCGCACATGCTCGCGGTGTACCCGCTGTACGAGCTGACCGGCCGCACCCCCGACGAACTCGCCCTGATCGAGAAGTCGTTGGCACACTGGGTCGGCTTCGAAGGGGCCCTCCAGGGCTACACGTTCACGGGCGCGGCCTCGATGTCGGCGCTGCTCGGCAAGGGCGAGGACGCGCTCAAGTACCTGGGCCAGCTGATGTCCCGCTTCATCCAGGCCAACACCATGTACAAGGAGTCGGGCCCCGTCATCGAGACGCCGCTGTCGGCCGCCCAGTCCCTGCACGACATGGTGTGCCAGTCCTGGGGCGGCGTGATCCGCGTCTTTCCGGCCCTGCCCGCCGCCTGGCAGGACCTCACCGTCCACAACTTCCGTACGCAGGGCGCCTTTCTGCTGAGCGCGGTGCGCAAGGGCGGCACGACGCGCTGGGTGCGACTGGCGAGCGAGGCGGGCGCGCCGTGCGTGGTGCGGCACGGCATCGCGGGCGCGGTCGACGTACGCGACGGGCGGGGCAGGCCACTTCACCACGAGGACGCGGGCGACGGGGCGATCCGGATCACCCTGCGCAAGGGTGACTCGGCGCTCGTCACGGCGCGGGGCGACCGCCCCGACCTGAGCGTCGGGCCGGTCACGGCCAACGCGCCGGCCACGCGCTGGGGACTGCCCGCCTGA